The following coding sequences lie in one Alosa sapidissima isolate fAloSap1 chromosome 15, fAloSap1.pri, whole genome shotgun sequence genomic window:
- the LOC121684215 gene encoding NACHT, LRR and PYD domains-containing protein 1 homolog isoform X3, giving the protein MCVCVCVCVCVCEIVFFLDIMDSDPDQKEKKGGASQRTVSSCDSYRLMSCSLTGKICAALASAASLTSWSLKELFLSDNQLHDVGAQYLSDLIINPHCKLEKLLLSGFSLTEKSCAGFASAATSVSCSLKKLNLSDKDRHDAGVQHLSDLLSSLHCKLEKLVLGACSLTDKSCLAVASAANSTSCNLKKLILGKNDILDAGVQNLSDLLGNPHFKLEKLESRWCSLTVKSCATLALGVSPAFSSLKELNMCSDDMNSDNKLHDAGVQLLTNPKCSLKKLLVDVRIFIKETPAPAFTSCSQSSDAADLHLRDKTQQDPGVELLSVDTPNRQRWSCHSCAHITDPAHWTLVTPSISMENGLCVYNINSPAGSHECSESGLRWACAGPVALQYHFSKDELFWAQLQMLGYQPAGPLMDIKLLSGELEEVHLPHSLCLGGSDPSVLGGAVRSLHSDDSDSGVSLETCELSRFHGKLLGRQFSLWQLVVNLGIPVKTHCEVLIYQSSPQPLILNAFLVPAPSTARQVVEERWKSRGALCICKPPPDDSLWVSSRFQLWTSCSSVITPSAMTLSYNTSPTFFEVCLENPPKNFNMELRPIEGKQSVWTAVMWQGADYLQTRNHADLTEPSDAHTGLRRSQNVASSVYLNQVQRDMNIATNTQEAAVFVDRHRAELIGRVYNVMPIADALLSKGLVHPEKYSEIRAAATSEAKMREIYECLRSAGAGAKAAFYGVLLQEEPHLLQDLSTPAL; this is encoded by the exons atgtgtgtatgtgtgtgtgtgtgtgtgtgtgtgtgtgagatagtgtTTTTTTTAGACATAATGGACTCTGATCCAGatcagaaagagaagaagggcGGAGCCTCCCAAAGGACTGTGTCCTCATGTGATTCTTACAG GCTGATGAGTTGTTCCCTCACAGGGAAAATCTGTGCTGCTTTAGCATCAGCAGCCAGCTTAACCTCATGGAGTTTGAAGGAGCTTTTCCTGAGTGACAATCAACTTCATGATGTAGGAGCTCAGTATCTCTCAGACCTCATCATTAATCCCCACTGCAAACTGGAGAAACTACT GCTGAGTGGTTTTTCCCTCACAGAGAAGAGCTGTGCTGGTTTTGCATCAGCTGCCACCTCAGTCTCCTGCAGTCTGAAAAAGTTGAATCTGAGTGACAAAGATCGCCATGATGCTGGAGTTCAGCATCTCTCAGACCTTCTCAGTAGTCTCCACTGCAAGCTGGAGAAACTAGT ACTTGGGGCTTGTTCCCTTACAGATAAGAGCTGTCTTGCTGTAGCATCAGCTGCCAACTCAACCTCATGTAATTTAAAGAAACTGATCCTGGGTAAGAATGATATTCTTGATGCAGGAGTTCAGAATCTCTCAGACCTCCTTGGGAATCCACACTTCAAACTGGAGAAACTAGA GTCGAGGTGGTGTTCCCTCACAGTGAAGAGTTGTGCTACTTTAGCATTAGGTGTCAGTCCAGCCTTCTCCAGTTTGAAGGAGTTGAACATGTGCAGTGATGACATGAACAGTGACAACAAGCTTCATGATGCAGGAGTTCAGCTCCTCACTAATCCCAAATGCAGCCTGAAGAAACTATT AGTGGATGTTCGTATCTTTATAAAGGAGACTCCAGCACCAGCTTTCACTAGCTGCTCACAGTCCTCAGATGCTGCAGATCTGCACCTCAGAGACAAAACCCAGCAGGATCCAGGAGTGGAGCTGCTCTCTGTGGACACTCCAAA CAGGCAGAGATGGAGCTGCCATTCCTGTGCCCACATCACAGACCCTGCACACTGGACTCTGGTGACCCCTTCCATCTCCATGGAGaacggtttgtgtgtgtacaacataAACTCCCCTGCAGGGAGCCATGAGTGCTCAGAGTCTGGTCTGCGCTGGGCGTGTGCCGGTCCAGTTGCCCTCCAGTACCACTTCAGCAAGGACGAGCTGTTCTGGGCCCAGCTGCAGATGTTAGGGTACCAACCCGCCGGTCCTCTGATGGACATCAAGCTTCTGTCAGGCGAACTGGAAGAGGTACATCTGCCCCACTCCCTCTGCCTGGGTGGTTCTGACCCGTCTGTGCTGGGAGGTGCAGTCAGGTCCCTGCACAGCGATGACAGTGACAGTGGCGTTTCCCTGGAGACGTGTGAGCTGAGTCGTTTCCACGGCAAGCTCCTGGGGAGGCAGTTCTCTCTCTGGCAGCTGGTGGTAAATCTGGGCATCCCAGTAAAAACCCACTGCGAGGTCCTGATTTACCAGTCCTCCCCCCAGCCACTGATCCTCAACGCCTTCCTGGTGCCCGCGCCCTCCACAGCCAGgcaggtggtggaggagaggtggaaGAGCCGGGGTGCCCTCTGCATCTGCAAGCCACCCCCCGATGACTCCCTTTGGGTCAGTTCCAGATTCCAGCTCTGGACCTCCTGCTCCTCGGTGATCACTCCCTCGGCGATGACCCTCAGCTACAACACCTCCCCAACCTTCTTCGAGGTGTGCCTGGAGAACCCACCAAAGAACTTCAACATGGAGCTTAGACCCATTGAGGGGAAGCAGTCTGTTTGGACAGCTGTCATGTGGCAGGGAGCTGACTACCTCCAAACTCGAAACCACGCAGACCTGACAGAGCCTTCTGACGCACACACAG GTCTGAGGAGGAGTCAGAATGTGGCGTCTTCAGTATATCTTAACCAAGTCCAGAGAGACATGAACATTGCAACAAATACTCAAG aGGCAGCAGTGTTTGTGGACAGGCACAGAGCTGAGCTCATTGGCAGGGTGTATAACGTGATGCCCATCGCAGATGCGCTGCTCTCCAAGGGACTGGTCCACCCTGAGAAGTATTCAGAGATCAGAGCAGCTGCCACCAGTGAGGCAAAGATGCGAGAGATCTATGAGTGTCTGCGCTCAGCTGGAGCTGGGGCGAAA
- the LOC121684215 gene encoding NACHT, LRR and PYD domains-containing protein 1-like isoform X2: MCVCVCVCVCVCEIVFFLDIMDSDPDQKEKKGGASQRTVSSCDSYRLMSCSLTGKICAALASAASLTSWSLKELFLSDNQLHDVGAQYLSDLIINPHCKLEKLLLFRCFLTEKNCAALASAGRSTPCSLKELNLSHNELHDAGIPHISDLLKNPYCNLENLVLGNCPLTEKSCAHLASAASSTFCNLKELNLGSNELHDAGVQHLSDLLRNPHCKLEKLVLSGFSLTEKSCAGFASAATSVSCSLKKLNLSDKDRHDAGVQHLSDLLSSLHCKLEKLVLGACSLTDKSCLAVASAANSTSCNLKKLILGKNDILDAGVQNLSDLLGNPHFKLEKLESRWCSLTVKSCATLALGVSPAFSSLKELNMCSDDMNSDNKLHDAGVQLLTNPKCSLKKLLVDVRIFIKETPAPAFTSCSQSSDAADLHLRDKTQQDPGVELLSVDTPKQRWSCHSCAHITDPAHWTLVTPSISMENGLCVYNINSPAGSHECSESGLRWACAGPVALQYHFSKDELFWAQLQMLGYQPAGPLMDIKLLSGELEEVHLPHSLCLGGSDPSVLGGAVRSLHSDDSDSGVSLETCELSRFHGKLLGRQFSLWQLVVNLGIPVKTHCEVLIYQSSPQPLILNAFLVPAPSTARQVVEERWKSRGALCICKPPPDDSLWVSSRFQLWTSCSSVITPSAMTLSYNTSPTFFEVCLENPPKNFNMELRPIEGKQSVWTAVMWQGADYLQTRNHADLTEPSDAHTGLRRSQNVASSVYLNQVQRDMNIATNTQEAAVFVDRHRAELIGRVYNVMPIADALLSKGLVHPEKYSEIRAAATSEAKMREIYECLRSAGAGAKAAFYGVLLQEEPHLLQDLSTPAL; encoded by the exons atgtgtgtatgtgtgtgtgtgtgtgtgtgtgtgtgtgagatagtgtTTTTTTTAGACATAATGGACTCTGATCCAGatcagaaagagaagaagggcGGAGCCTCCCAAAGGACTGTGTCCTCATGTGATTCTTACAG GCTGATGAGTTGTTCCCTCACAGGGAAAATCTGTGCTGCTTTAGCATCAGCAGCCAGCTTAACCTCATGGAGTTTGAAGGAGCTTTTCCTGAGTGACAATCAACTTCATGATGTAGGAGCTCAGTATCTCTCAGACCTCATCATTAATCCCCACTGCAAACTGGAGAAACTACT GCTGTTTCGTTGTTTCCTCACAGAGAAGAACTGTGCTGCATTAGCATCAGCTGGAAGGTCCACCCCCTGCAGTTTGAAGGAACTGAACCTGAGTCACAATGAACTTCATGATGCAGGAATTCCGCATATCTCAGACCTTCTAAAGAACCCCTACTGCAACCTGGAAAATCTAGT GTTGGGGAATTGTCCATTAACAGAGAAGAGTTGTGCTCATTTAGCATCAGCTGCCAGCTCAACCTTCTGCAATTTGAAAGAGCTGAACTTAGGAAGCAATGAGCTTCATGATGCAGGAGTTCAGCATCTATCAGACCTCCTCAGGAATCCCCACTGTAAATTGGAAAAGctagt GCTGAGTGGTTTTTCCCTCACAGAGAAGAGCTGTGCTGGTTTTGCATCAGCTGCCACCTCAGTCTCCTGCAGTCTGAAAAAGTTGAATCTGAGTGACAAAGATCGCCATGATGCTGGAGTTCAGCATCTCTCAGACCTTCTCAGTAGTCTCCACTGCAAGCTGGAGAAACTAGT ACTTGGGGCTTGTTCCCTTACAGATAAGAGCTGTCTTGCTGTAGCATCAGCTGCCAACTCAACCTCATGTAATTTAAAGAAACTGATCCTGGGTAAGAATGATATTCTTGATGCAGGAGTTCAGAATCTCTCAGACCTCCTTGGGAATCCACACTTCAAACTGGAGAAACTAGA GTCGAGGTGGTGTTCCCTCACAGTGAAGAGTTGTGCTACTTTAGCATTAGGTGTCAGTCCAGCCTTCTCCAGTTTGAAGGAGTTGAACATGTGCAGTGATGACATGAACAGTGACAACAAGCTTCATGATGCAGGAGTTCAGCTCCTCACTAATCCCAAATGCAGCCTGAAGAAACTATT AGTGGATGTTCGTATCTTTATAAAGGAGACTCCAGCACCAGCTTTCACTAGCTGCTCACAGTCCTCAGATGCTGCAGATCTGCACCTCAGAGACAAAACCCAGCAGGATCCAGGAGTGGAGCTGCTCTCTGTGGACACTCCAAA GCAGAGATGGAGCTGCCATTCCTGTGCCCACATCACAGACCCTGCACACTGGACTCTGGTGACCCCTTCCATCTCCATGGAGaacggtttgtgtgtgtacaacataAACTCCCCTGCAGGGAGCCATGAGTGCTCAGAGTCTGGTCTGCGCTGGGCGTGTGCCGGTCCAGTTGCCCTCCAGTACCACTTCAGCAAGGACGAGCTGTTCTGGGCCCAGCTGCAGATGTTAGGGTACCAACCCGCCGGTCCTCTGATGGACATCAAGCTTCTGTCAGGCGAACTGGAAGAGGTACATCTGCCCCACTCCCTCTGCCTGGGTGGTTCTGACCCGTCTGTGCTGGGAGGTGCAGTCAGGTCCCTGCACAGCGATGACAGTGACAGTGGCGTTTCCCTGGAGACGTGTGAGCTGAGTCGTTTCCACGGCAAGCTCCTGGGGAGGCAGTTCTCTCTCTGGCAGCTGGTGGTAAATCTGGGCATCCCAGTAAAAACCCACTGCGAGGTCCTGATTTACCAGTCCTCCCCCCAGCCACTGATCCTCAACGCCTTCCTGGTGCCCGCGCCCTCCACAGCCAGgcaggtggtggaggagaggtggaaGAGCCGGGGTGCCCTCTGCATCTGCAAGCCACCCCCCGATGACTCCCTTTGGGTCAGTTCCAGATTCCAGCTCTGGACCTCCTGCTCCTCGGTGATCACTCCCTCGGCGATGACCCTCAGCTACAACACCTCCCCAACCTTCTTCGAGGTGTGCCTGGAGAACCCACCAAAGAACTTCAACATGGAGCTTAGACCCATTGAGGGGAAGCAGTCTGTTTGGACAGCTGTCATGTGGCAGGGAGCTGACTACCTCCAAACTCGAAACCACGCAGACCTGACAGAGCCTTCTGACGCACACACAG GTCTGAGGAGGAGTCAGAATGTGGCGTCTTCAGTATATCTTAACCAAGTCCAGAGAGACATGAACATTGCAACAAATACTCAAG aGGCAGCAGTGTTTGTGGACAGGCACAGAGCTGAGCTCATTGGCAGGGTGTATAACGTGATGCCCATCGCAGATGCGCTGCTCTCCAAGGGACTGGTCCACCCTGAGAAGTATTCAGAGATCAGAGCAGCTGCCACCAGTGAGGCAAAGATGCGAGAGATCTATGAGTGTCTGCGCTCAGCTGGAGCTGGGGCGAAA
- the LOC121684215 gene encoding NACHT, LRR and PYD domains-containing protein 1 homolog isoform X4 translates to MCVCVCVCVCVCEIVFFLDIMDSDPDQKEKKGGASQRTVSSCDSYRLMSCSLTGKICAALASAASLTSWSLKELFLSDNQLHDVGAQYLSDLIINPHCKLEKLLLGACSLTDKSCLAVASAANSTSCNLKKLILGKNDILDAGVQNLSDLLGNPHFKLEKLESRWCSLTVKSCATLALGVSPAFSSLKELNMCSDDMNSDNKLHDAGVQLLTNPKCSLKKLLVDVRIFIKETPAPAFTSCSQSSDAADLHLRDKTQQDPGVELLSVDTPNRQRWSCHSCAHITDPAHWTLVTPSISMENGLCVYNINSPAGSHECSESGLRWACAGPVALQYHFSKDELFWAQLQMLGYQPAGPLMDIKLLSGELEEVHLPHSLCLGGSDPSVLGGAVRSLHSDDSDSGVSLETCELSRFHGKLLGRQFSLWQLVVNLGIPVKTHCEVLIYQSSPQPLILNAFLVPAPSTARQVVEERWKSRGALCICKPPPDDSLWVSSRFQLWTSCSSVITPSAMTLSYNTSPTFFEVCLENPPKNFNMELRPIEGKQSVWTAVMWQGADYLQTRNHADLTEPSDAHTGLRRSQNVASSVYLNQVQRDMNIATNTQEAAVFVDRHRAELIGRVYNVMPIADALLSKGLVHPEKYSEIRAAATSEAKMREIYECLRSAGAGAKAAFYGVLLQEEPHLLQDLSTPAL, encoded by the exons atgtgtgtatgtgtgtgtgtgtgtgtgtgtgtgtgtgagatagtgtTTTTTTTAGACATAATGGACTCTGATCCAGatcagaaagagaagaagggcGGAGCCTCCCAAAGGACTGTGTCCTCATGTGATTCTTACAG GCTGATGAGTTGTTCCCTCACAGGGAAAATCTGTGCTGCTTTAGCATCAGCAGCCAGCTTAACCTCATGGAGTTTGAAGGAGCTTTTCCTGAGTGACAATCAACTTCATGATGTAGGAGCTCAGTATCTCTCAGACCTCATCATTAATCCCCACTGCAAACTGGAGAAACTACT ACTTGGGGCTTGTTCCCTTACAGATAAGAGCTGTCTTGCTGTAGCATCAGCTGCCAACTCAACCTCATGTAATTTAAAGAAACTGATCCTGGGTAAGAATGATATTCTTGATGCAGGAGTTCAGAATCTCTCAGACCTCCTTGGGAATCCACACTTCAAACTGGAGAAACTAGA GTCGAGGTGGTGTTCCCTCACAGTGAAGAGTTGTGCTACTTTAGCATTAGGTGTCAGTCCAGCCTTCTCCAGTTTGAAGGAGTTGAACATGTGCAGTGATGACATGAACAGTGACAACAAGCTTCATGATGCAGGAGTTCAGCTCCTCACTAATCCCAAATGCAGCCTGAAGAAACTATT AGTGGATGTTCGTATCTTTATAAAGGAGACTCCAGCACCAGCTTTCACTAGCTGCTCACAGTCCTCAGATGCTGCAGATCTGCACCTCAGAGACAAAACCCAGCAGGATCCAGGAGTGGAGCTGCTCTCTGTGGACACTCCAAA CAGGCAGAGATGGAGCTGCCATTCCTGTGCCCACATCACAGACCCTGCACACTGGACTCTGGTGACCCCTTCCATCTCCATGGAGaacggtttgtgtgtgtacaacataAACTCCCCTGCAGGGAGCCATGAGTGCTCAGAGTCTGGTCTGCGCTGGGCGTGTGCCGGTCCAGTTGCCCTCCAGTACCACTTCAGCAAGGACGAGCTGTTCTGGGCCCAGCTGCAGATGTTAGGGTACCAACCCGCCGGTCCTCTGATGGACATCAAGCTTCTGTCAGGCGAACTGGAAGAGGTACATCTGCCCCACTCCCTCTGCCTGGGTGGTTCTGACCCGTCTGTGCTGGGAGGTGCAGTCAGGTCCCTGCACAGCGATGACAGTGACAGTGGCGTTTCCCTGGAGACGTGTGAGCTGAGTCGTTTCCACGGCAAGCTCCTGGGGAGGCAGTTCTCTCTCTGGCAGCTGGTGGTAAATCTGGGCATCCCAGTAAAAACCCACTGCGAGGTCCTGATTTACCAGTCCTCCCCCCAGCCACTGATCCTCAACGCCTTCCTGGTGCCCGCGCCCTCCACAGCCAGgcaggtggtggaggagaggtggaaGAGCCGGGGTGCCCTCTGCATCTGCAAGCCACCCCCCGATGACTCCCTTTGGGTCAGTTCCAGATTCCAGCTCTGGACCTCCTGCTCCTCGGTGATCACTCCCTCGGCGATGACCCTCAGCTACAACACCTCCCCAACCTTCTTCGAGGTGTGCCTGGAGAACCCACCAAAGAACTTCAACATGGAGCTTAGACCCATTGAGGGGAAGCAGTCTGTTTGGACAGCTGTCATGTGGCAGGGAGCTGACTACCTCCAAACTCGAAACCACGCAGACCTGACAGAGCCTTCTGACGCACACACAG GTCTGAGGAGGAGTCAGAATGTGGCGTCTTCAGTATATCTTAACCAAGTCCAGAGAGACATGAACATTGCAACAAATACTCAAG aGGCAGCAGTGTTTGTGGACAGGCACAGAGCTGAGCTCATTGGCAGGGTGTATAACGTGATGCCCATCGCAGATGCGCTGCTCTCCAAGGGACTGGTCCACCCTGAGAAGTATTCAGAGATCAGAGCAGCTGCCACCAGTGAGGCAAAGATGCGAGAGATCTATGAGTGTCTGCGCTCAGCTGGAGCTGGGGCGAAA
- the LOC121684215 gene encoding NACHT, LRR and PYD domains-containing protein 1-like isoform X1, whose translation MCVCVCVCVCVCEIVFFLDIMDSDPDQKEKKGGASQRTVSSCDSYRLMSCSLTGKICAALASAASLTSWSLKELFLSDNQLHDVGAQYLSDLIINPHCKLEKLLLFRCFLTEKNCAALASAGRSTPCSLKELNLSHNELHDAGIPHISDLLKNPYCNLENLVLGNCPLTEKSCAHLASAASSTFCNLKELNLGSNELHDAGVQHLSDLLRNPHCKLEKLVLSGFSLTEKSCAGFASAATSVSCSLKKLNLSDKDRHDAGVQHLSDLLSSLHCKLEKLVLGACSLTDKSCLAVASAANSTSCNLKKLILGKNDILDAGVQNLSDLLGNPHFKLEKLESRWCSLTVKSCATLALGVSPAFSSLKELNMCSDDMNSDNKLHDAGVQLLTNPKCSLKKLLVDVRIFIKETPAPAFTSCSQSSDAADLHLRDKTQQDPGVELLSVDTPNRQRWSCHSCAHITDPAHWTLVTPSISMENGLCVYNINSPAGSHECSESGLRWACAGPVALQYHFSKDELFWAQLQMLGYQPAGPLMDIKLLSGELEEVHLPHSLCLGGSDPSVLGGAVRSLHSDDSDSGVSLETCELSRFHGKLLGRQFSLWQLVVNLGIPVKTHCEVLIYQSSPQPLILNAFLVPAPSTARQVVEERWKSRGALCICKPPPDDSLWVSSRFQLWTSCSSVITPSAMTLSYNTSPTFFEVCLENPPKNFNMELRPIEGKQSVWTAVMWQGADYLQTRNHADLTEPSDAHTGLRRSQNVASSVYLNQVQRDMNIATNTQEAAVFVDRHRAELIGRVYNVMPIADALLSKGLVHPEKYSEIRAAATSEAKMREIYECLRSAGAGAKAAFYGVLLQEEPHLLQDLSTPAL comes from the exons atgtgtgtatgtgtgtgtgtgtgtgtgtgtgtgtgtgagatagtgtTTTTTTTAGACATAATGGACTCTGATCCAGatcagaaagagaagaagggcGGAGCCTCCCAAAGGACTGTGTCCTCATGTGATTCTTACAG GCTGATGAGTTGTTCCCTCACAGGGAAAATCTGTGCTGCTTTAGCATCAGCAGCCAGCTTAACCTCATGGAGTTTGAAGGAGCTTTTCCTGAGTGACAATCAACTTCATGATGTAGGAGCTCAGTATCTCTCAGACCTCATCATTAATCCCCACTGCAAACTGGAGAAACTACT GCTGTTTCGTTGTTTCCTCACAGAGAAGAACTGTGCTGCATTAGCATCAGCTGGAAGGTCCACCCCCTGCAGTTTGAAGGAACTGAACCTGAGTCACAATGAACTTCATGATGCAGGAATTCCGCATATCTCAGACCTTCTAAAGAACCCCTACTGCAACCTGGAAAATCTAGT GTTGGGGAATTGTCCATTAACAGAGAAGAGTTGTGCTCATTTAGCATCAGCTGCCAGCTCAACCTTCTGCAATTTGAAAGAGCTGAACTTAGGAAGCAATGAGCTTCATGATGCAGGAGTTCAGCATCTATCAGACCTCCTCAGGAATCCCCACTGTAAATTGGAAAAGctagt GCTGAGTGGTTTTTCCCTCACAGAGAAGAGCTGTGCTGGTTTTGCATCAGCTGCCACCTCAGTCTCCTGCAGTCTGAAAAAGTTGAATCTGAGTGACAAAGATCGCCATGATGCTGGAGTTCAGCATCTCTCAGACCTTCTCAGTAGTCTCCACTGCAAGCTGGAGAAACTAGT ACTTGGGGCTTGTTCCCTTACAGATAAGAGCTGTCTTGCTGTAGCATCAGCTGCCAACTCAACCTCATGTAATTTAAAGAAACTGATCCTGGGTAAGAATGATATTCTTGATGCAGGAGTTCAGAATCTCTCAGACCTCCTTGGGAATCCACACTTCAAACTGGAGAAACTAGA GTCGAGGTGGTGTTCCCTCACAGTGAAGAGTTGTGCTACTTTAGCATTAGGTGTCAGTCCAGCCTTCTCCAGTTTGAAGGAGTTGAACATGTGCAGTGATGACATGAACAGTGACAACAAGCTTCATGATGCAGGAGTTCAGCTCCTCACTAATCCCAAATGCAGCCTGAAGAAACTATT AGTGGATGTTCGTATCTTTATAAAGGAGACTCCAGCACCAGCTTTCACTAGCTGCTCACAGTCCTCAGATGCTGCAGATCTGCACCTCAGAGACAAAACCCAGCAGGATCCAGGAGTGGAGCTGCTCTCTGTGGACACTCCAAA CAGGCAGAGATGGAGCTGCCATTCCTGTGCCCACATCACAGACCCTGCACACTGGACTCTGGTGACCCCTTCCATCTCCATGGAGaacggtttgtgtgtgtacaacataAACTCCCCTGCAGGGAGCCATGAGTGCTCAGAGTCTGGTCTGCGCTGGGCGTGTGCCGGTCCAGTTGCCCTCCAGTACCACTTCAGCAAGGACGAGCTGTTCTGGGCCCAGCTGCAGATGTTAGGGTACCAACCCGCCGGTCCTCTGATGGACATCAAGCTTCTGTCAGGCGAACTGGAAGAGGTACATCTGCCCCACTCCCTCTGCCTGGGTGGTTCTGACCCGTCTGTGCTGGGAGGTGCAGTCAGGTCCCTGCACAGCGATGACAGTGACAGTGGCGTTTCCCTGGAGACGTGTGAGCTGAGTCGTTTCCACGGCAAGCTCCTGGGGAGGCAGTTCTCTCTCTGGCAGCTGGTGGTAAATCTGGGCATCCCAGTAAAAACCCACTGCGAGGTCCTGATTTACCAGTCCTCCCCCCAGCCACTGATCCTCAACGCCTTCCTGGTGCCCGCGCCCTCCACAGCCAGgcaggtggtggaggagaggtggaaGAGCCGGGGTGCCCTCTGCATCTGCAAGCCACCCCCCGATGACTCCCTTTGGGTCAGTTCCAGATTCCAGCTCTGGACCTCCTGCTCCTCGGTGATCACTCCCTCGGCGATGACCCTCAGCTACAACACCTCCCCAACCTTCTTCGAGGTGTGCCTGGAGAACCCACCAAAGAACTTCAACATGGAGCTTAGACCCATTGAGGGGAAGCAGTCTGTTTGGACAGCTGTCATGTGGCAGGGAGCTGACTACCTCCAAACTCGAAACCACGCAGACCTGACAGAGCCTTCTGACGCACACACAG GTCTGAGGAGGAGTCAGAATGTGGCGTCTTCAGTATATCTTAACCAAGTCCAGAGAGACATGAACATTGCAACAAATACTCAAG aGGCAGCAGTGTTTGTGGACAGGCACAGAGCTGAGCTCATTGGCAGGGTGTATAACGTGATGCCCATCGCAGATGCGCTGCTCTCCAAGGGACTGGTCCACCCTGAGAAGTATTCAGAGATCAGAGCAGCTGCCACCAGTGAGGCAAAGATGCGAGAGATCTATGAGTGTCTGCGCTCAGCTGGAGCTGGGGCGAAA